gtgctatagggctcttgtctaaagtagtgcactataaatagggaatagtgtgccatagagccctggtctaaagtagtgcactatatagggaataggctgccatagagccctggtctaaagtaatgcactatatagggaatagggtgccatttggcacacaCCAGTGCACAcacaactttttccacattgtgttgttgttacaggctgaattttaaatttattaaaaatatacTTATTTTTACACACGttaaccccataatgtcaaagtggaatcatgtttttagacatttttacaaatgaataaaaaatgaaaagctgtaatgtcttgagtcaataagtattcaacccctttgttatgtcctaagtaagttcaggagtaaaaatgtgcttaacaagccatataataagttgcatgaactctGTGTGCAATTATAGTGTTTAATGGTTTTAAAATTGACTACCCCGTCTCTGTAGCTCACACATACAAATATCTGTCAggtccttcagtcgagcagtgaatttcaagcacagatttaacgacaaagaccagggaggttttccaattcctcgcaaagtagagcacctattggtagatgggtaaaaaaaaaaaactacaactgacattgaatatccctttgagcatggtgaagctattaattaaactttgGATAGTCTATCAATACaccccagtcactacaaatatgcAGGATTCCTTTTTAACTCAGTTGACAaagagggatttcaccatgaggtcaacgGTGACTTTAaagcagttacagagtttaaatggctgtgataggagaacactgaggatggatcaacaacattgtagttactccacaatactaacctgaatgacagagtgaaaagaaggaagtctgtaaatgatacaaatattccaaaacatgcatcctgtttgcaacaaggcactaaagtgatactgcaaaacaaaatgtggcaaaagaAATACacgttttgtcctgaatacaaagatcTATGTTCAGGGCGAATCCAACACAactcatcactgagtaccactcttcaaatgttctagcatggtggtggctgcatcatgttatgggtacgcTTGTCATCAGTAGGGACTcaggagttttttaggataaaaaaagaaaaggaatagaGTTTAGCACTCACAAAGTCCCAGAataaaacctggttcagtttccaccagacactgggagacaaatccaCGTTTCAGCAGGACATTGACTGAAACACAAgctcaaatatacactggaggtACAAAAAAACgaaattgaatgttcctgagtggcctggtTACGGTTTTGATTTAAGTCGGCTTGAAAATCtctggcaagacttgaaaatggctgtctaacaatgatcaacaaccaacttgacagaacttgaagaatttataaaaagaataatgggtaaatattgtacaatccagggtttgcaaagctctttgagacttacccagaaagactgacagctgtaatcactgacaaAAGTGATTATAACATATATTGACTAAGGCAATTTAATAATTGTCTAATCCCAAATatatttgtgtttttattttccaatattaAAAAATTacatgtaataaaaaaaaaatatgccaCTTTGATATTACATAATATTTTGAGTCAAtcgttgacaatttttttttttttttacagttcaatcaattttaatcccactttgtaacacaacaaaattttgAAAAAGTATAAATGATGTGAATACTTTCGGCAGGCAACTGTATACAATCTGTCGAGGGAGGCTATGTGTGGGTCAACCCGCCTGTGGATCGCTACAATAACATGACACTAATAGATGGATGTGGGGGCTTGTTATTACACcatgctctgctctactctcctcctctcttctctcttgtcttctctttcctctcctatAATAATCTCTGTGTTTGCAGCTCAggagtgaaggtgtgtgtgtctctgtgtgtgtctgtgttacacaATGTAGCTGCATAGTGACACGGggctgttgtttgtgtgtgttgtgcaaTGTAGCTGCGCAGTGACACCGGGCTGTCCCAGACCGGGTTTATCCTCCCTGTCTCCCGCGCCAGGGTGAGCTGCTAGCTGCATAAATATCTGTCTTCCGTGTGTAAACAGTACTGTCATTAACCCGCCTGATATTAAACAAGGGGTCTGCATCTGAATTAAGCGCCGCGGGCACATTTTACTACTTTCAAAAAGGTTGACCTTCCAACCTACATGCCTATTCTCTTGCGACACTATTACCGACATTTATTCACGTCAGAAGGAAGAAAATTGCCATGGAATAATTGTATAAATGAATCACAGGCAGGGCCCTAGCCAAGGCGCAAACCATATCTTTGTTGTTTTTTAACGAGATAGTCTAGTAGGCTTATCCATTGTTTACTTTTggagataaagaaaaacaaataaaCCTGGACCAGTGGACACTTAGATTTGTTTTTCTCCCCCGGTGCTCGTTTCTAGAGTTTTGCGCTGTAATTTTGAGGGATTGGTGATAGCCAGGGGTTGTAGGGTTAGCAGGAAAATAGCTTATAGCCTACAGTAACAACAAAAAAGTGTCCTGGAGAATTTAAATTCCTCTTTGTCAAAATCCAACACAGTGCACATTGGGGAAGAAAATTATGATGATGAATACATTTTATTCACATACAATCTGGCTATTCAGATAGGATATTGAGACATTTTTCATGTGCACTTCCAACGCGGTGACTGACAACATCACCTGTAAAACAAATACTCGTGtgacaaagtttttttttttaaagcattttTAAGAGTTTAAAAAACGTATACAAAACACAATATGTCCTCGAACCAGCAAAGGCAACATGTGAACACTTTAAATATAAAATCCGCTTCTCTGTATGGGAACGCGTGAGAGAGCGTGCGCTCTCCCGGTATTCCCACTCATTATTTGGTTTAGGAGAGATGATGTGCATTTCTGTCCATCtgaaaaagtttttaaaaaacttATCATGTCCATCCCTTGACGGTTAATGTTAATGGCATGTCCATCCGTTACATCATGAGGCGGTTGTTCCACACAACCGGGTGGTGTTGAGCATCTCTTTCAAATCATTCTCCGGTTTCCCGGCGACCATGAAGGGCCacgtctggagagacagagacagagagagagagagacagagagagagagagacagagagagagagagacagagagacagagacagagagagacagagagagacagagacagagacagagagagacagagagagagacagagagagagacagagagagagacagagagagagacagagagagagacagagagagagacagagagagagacagagagagagacagagagacagagagagagacagagagacagagacagagacagagagacagagacagagacagagacagagacagagacagagacagagagagagacagagagagagagagagagagacaggaaattaCAAATCAACTCACTGCGTGTTACAACAACAATGGTATAACaatattgcccccccccccccaaaaaagctaaatgtttttatttaacacaAAATAGCATTTTTATACCTCATCCTCATTAGCCTATCCATTTTTAGACTGGGTCAAGAAAATAACTTCACACAAAACATAAAGTTAATTTTTTTATCCTTGACATCTTTCAAGTTAACCTAACTTGTGAACCTCATAATAATAGGCGTAATTGAATAAATAAAAtataggcactgtatatatatattcgaTATGTTTTTCTCTGTCTGCTGAACCTGAATAACATGGATAAACTAATGGTGACGTGCTTAAAGCAACAcggaacaatatatatatattttaaagcaGCCCTGTTGTGAAATGATGAATTGGGGGTAATAGTATTAATCAGTTATTGTGTGAATGATATAGGCCATACAAAGGTGCTAGTGGGTGAACAATCAAATGCACCCCAGTCGCATAGGCTAGCTAACCCATAATAGTACCGTCCAAACAGAGGGATGGCCATTCTCCTTCACAAACTCAGCTGATCCGTTTGATTCACGACGAGACTTTTGGATCACTTTTAATTGTATCAAGCTAAACTATTTATTAGTAGACTTTCTGTCTCCCTGAGACTTTTTATTTTATGTCAATAGTCAGGGAGTTTCTCCTGGTCACTGTGTTAGTTAAGTTAACTCCTGCTCTGATTGCTCGTTGGGGTTTAGGTTGAATAACCTATCTGTAAAGCGCTTTGCGAAAATTGCTGAAGAAAACAAGGGTTAGGCCTACATTTAATTAAAACAACGGCGGTATAAAATACACGTGATTGATTTGAATTTGAGGCGTGTCTCTCACCAGGTTCACCGGGTGGATAAATCCGTTCTCGTATTTGTCGTTGGCGAGGATCTGCCGTAGATGGGCTATGTAGCTCGAGGCGAGGCGAAGTGTGTCCAGTTTGGAGAGCTTGGTGTCCGGCGGGACCCACGGTAAAGTCGTCTTCAAACGGGAAAACGCTTTGGATAGCACGCGCATCCTTGCCCTCTCCCGTGCGTTGGCCGCGTTCCTCTGTGGCTGCTTGCCGCCCCCATCGTGCGCCACGCCGTTCAGCGCGGTTTTCCTACTGGACCCTGTTTTCCGTTTCTTTCCCCGGGCTGATTTCTCGTTTGCCGAGCCGCCCTCGCCGTTCGAACTCTCCCCGGTGCTCTCGTTCGACGTACCGGAGTCTTTACCTGAAGAGCCGAACTTCAGGATGCCGTCCAGGAGCTCGTCGTCAACGTCGCTAAGCGACCCGGTGGACATGGTCGGTTGTCGGTTGGGGCGCGCGTCCTCAGCAGAACATGTGTGACACGGGACGGACCGTCGAGGACGGATTAGAGACTGGTGGAGCCTGAGGTGAGCGAGCTCTCCGGTGTGTCCTCCTACTCCTCGAGACCCAGGCTGTTCATGAACCGGAATTACGGACCGGAGGATGTGGAGTTAACTGTAAGCATGCGCCCTTACGGAACTGACCATTTATCTCCGTGACCGGGGGGCGTGACCGCGAGGCTAGGCGAGTCAcggggaagggaggaagggaccaTGAGTGATGGGATGAACAATTCTACACAGTTTCAAACACAAACTTTTACAAGTGGATGCTATAGGCCTAGTGTATTTGCTGAACACGTAATAGCATGTTATTTTTAAACAGTTATTAAAAACACCCGACAGGCGAGAAACAAATATGTCATTTTTTCTATCAGTGTAAAAACACAAAGACCACTGCAGCAGATACACGAGACGGCATCAACACTTGCTCTTTATCGTCCAATACTCATACCTTACAGATGACTTGCTATTTCAGCATTAAAGGGATACAAACTTCCCAGAATGATTTTCACTGAACGTATCTATTGGCACGTTTAATACAATATATTTCGCTGATAGCCTAACCGTGGACctacattatttattttaaaactatgaaataataaagtAAAGAGTTAAATACAGGATATTTTTAGGCTATAGTCTCTACGCTCTTCATTCAACGAAACACAGGTGTTGTTTTTTTGTGGCCtaagaacatttttttttttaaatgtttcggCTGTTTATAAAATAAATATCCACTGCAATATGGATATATTGTAGACCATAAAATTAATcaagtaatttaaaaaaaatggattCGATGCATGTTACATCACCAAAAGGCCAAAATGATTAATTATTGTCTTATTTCCCGCTTGCGTTAAAATAGGTTAATCGGCCATTTCGATAACTCTGAATTGAAATTAACAGTTTGCTAATTtggaatgtattattattatagttattattattattattattattattagactaTAAAAGTAGCCTATTGCTACATTAAAGCTCATATGCCTGCATTGTGGACAACGAGCCACGGTTTCTAAATGTTCCTTCTATAGCCTACAGCAGGTGTTTCCTGCTCACTGATCATATATGTAGTCTACATTACATTCCACATGATATACACCATACAGCGTCATGATATACACCATAATAGATTGACAATAGATAATAATGTCAGATTATGGATGCGTCCAAGCCCTGGTCCAAAATAGTGCATGCCGGGAATGAAGTGGCATTTTTATCCACCGATTTTAGGGAGAACCTCTCGACTTTTCAGCACCACTGACTGCCCCTAAAATGGGGTAGCAGAACAAGGGCAGTGAGGTctcatgggggaggggggggggtctcagATGGCGCGCGCTGGCGCCTTCTGTCCCTTGGATGTAATAGATCCCCGGAACCAACGAATCCCCGTTCGGCCTCAGACATCATTCCACACCGATTCCCTCCAAAATCCTCTACCGGTGGAGACAAAACAACAGGCATTATGGGCCGCCGGATAAGTGGGGGACTAAGAGCATGTGGAGTCGAACGTAAACCAGACTGATGATGGGTAGAACTCAACGTGCAGGCAGGCTGCGACCTCGGGCATCATTCACTGTCCATTCTTCATAAACTGAAGTggtctctctcatcctctcgaCCAATCAGTGCCTCTGATTTATTCATACTGTTGcaaattgttgttgttgttgattttgtTCAAGGCTTTTGttgaaattgtgtgtgtgtgtgtgtgtgtgtgtgtgtgtgtgtgtgtgtgtgtgtgtgtgtgtgtgtgtgtgtgtgtgtgtgtgtgtgtgtgtgtgtgtctgtgtctgtgtctgtctgtgtgtgtgtgtctgtgtctgtgtgtgtgtgtgtgtgtgtctgtgtgtgtctgtgtgtgtgtctgtgtctgtgtgtgtgtgtgtttgcgtggatCCGTGTGTGTTACAGCAGAGGTGTGTGTACGAGCAAAAGTGGTGTGTCTCTAGGGatttgacctctaacccctgtgtTCCGccgtgacctctaacctctaaccccggTCTTCCACTGTGCAACCAAACAGCTCCACCATGTAACCTCTGAGATATGTAAACACATAACAACCGCTAAACTATAAAAACACACACTATAGACAATGATTGCCATCCCAAATGACAGCCTAACCTCTGTAcacagcgcactacttttgatcagggcccgttcggacactaagtagggaatgtggtgtcatttgggatgtagcTCATCAGTTGAAGAtgatgatggagagagaaggggataaaGAACAGTTGGTAGAAAAGAGGAGCAGGGAAGGATACAGGAAGCAGGGTAGATGAAAGAAACATAGGGAAAtaaagggctgagagagagagaagagaaaagagggagttgagagagagagaagaagagaaaagaaaagagggagttgagagagagaagaagagaaaagaaaagagggagttgagagagagaagaagagaaaagaaaagagggagttgagagagagagagaagaagagaaaagagggagttgagagagagagaagaagagagaagaaaagagggagttgagagagaagaaaagaaagagggagttgagagagagagaagaagagaaaagaaaagagggagttgagagagagagaagaagagaaaagagggagttgagagagagagaagagaaaagaaaagagggagttgagagagagaagaagagagaagaaaagagggagttgagagagaagaaaagaaagagggagttgagagagagaagaagagagaagaaagagggagttgagagagagagagaagaagaagctgtgaaagagaggagagagaggggtaaatatGGAGGGAgtgggaatgagggagagagacatagagcgAGCAGGAGAcagagccgagagagagagagagggatggtaagaATGGGAGGGGGATAGAcatagagcgagcgagagcgagggaggaATGTCTGGTGGGTGGGCTGAAAATCAAAGCTGTGTGATGAATATTAGAGTTAGTTAGATTGATGATCACCTCTGAGTTAGATACATCCACTGGGACAGACTGAAATAGCAGTcatgtagtgtgtgtttgtgtgtgtgtggcgagaGGTGAATTGCAATTTAATTTCCTTGTATCTAATGCGTACTCTCTGTATTGAGTGTACCGTACGGTATGTTAttttaattgtattattatacatttttgttagatggtggatcagctttaatactgCAGATAGATTGTTAGatggtggatcagctttaatactgCAGATAGATTGTTAGatggtggatcagctttaatactgCAGATAGATTGTTAGatggtggatcagctttaatactgCAGATAGATTGTTAGA
This portion of the Salvelinus fontinalis isolate EN_2023a chromosome 27, ASM2944872v1, whole genome shotgun sequence genome encodes:
- the LOC129825489 gene encoding transcription factor 21-like; translation: MSTGSLSDVDDELLDGILKFGSSGKDSGTSNESTGESSNGEGGSANEKSARGKKRKTGSSRKTALNGVAHDGGGKQPQRNAANARERARMRVLSKAFSRLKTTLPWVPPDTKLSKLDTLRLASSYIAHLRQILANDKYENGFIHPVNLTWPFMVAGKPENDLKEMLNTTRLCGTTAS